From Nonomuraea helvata, a single genomic window includes:
- a CDS encoding ABC transporter ATP-binding protein → MTERIMAPGTPDCRSAGRYLWWLVTSQRGRIAAGAVLGSAWMVCMTLPPYILSRAIDDGLTPGRWDALAGWVGAVVGIGVLNAWLAIMRHRTMTRVRMDAAFRTAQVVARHATRLGATLSRKVTAGEVVTIGFGDAGLIAHALTITGPGVGSVLAYVVVAALLLAVSPLLAAVVLLGVPLLAVLLGPLMGRLSGAETAYRARQGELAARFGDIAAGLRVLNGIGGKEVYAERYRRGSRELQEKGYQVGAVTSWIQALGVGLPTLFLGAVTWLAARMAAQGDITTGELVAVYGYAAVLVLPVTFFIEGSYGLNRGLVAARRVVRLLTLEPDVTSGDARLDPPASPSVLRDPGSGVEIAPGELAALVSARPGESAAVLDRLGGFTGSDVTWGAVRLGDIDRARVRERILVADNEADLFAGTLRDVIAGSADPDEAAVERAVHAAMAEDVVRGLPDGLDSPIDPQGRNLSGGQRQRVRLARALVAEPEILLAAEPTSAVDAHTEATIAARLRAAREGRATAVTTTSPLVLDQADTVYYLVDGSVAAAGSHRDLLRDHPGYRLLVSRDTDDPDDPGGPADTGRPEAPDDPGHPQDPSDLDSETGARPEEALR, encoded by the coding sequence ATGACGGAACGGATCATGGCCCCCGGGACTCCTGACTGTCGCAGCGCCGGACGGTACCTGTGGTGGCTGGTCACGAGCCAGCGCGGCAGGATCGCCGCCGGCGCGGTCCTGGGCAGTGCCTGGATGGTCTGCATGACGCTGCCGCCGTACATCCTGTCGCGCGCCATCGACGACGGGCTGACGCCGGGACGCTGGGACGCGCTGGCCGGATGGGTCGGCGCCGTGGTGGGGATCGGGGTGCTGAACGCCTGGCTGGCCATCATGCGCCACCGCACGATGACCAGGGTCCGGATGGACGCCGCCTTCCGCACCGCACAGGTCGTGGCCCGGCACGCGACGCGGCTGGGCGCGACGCTCTCGCGCAAGGTCACGGCCGGGGAAGTGGTCACGATCGGGTTCGGTGACGCCGGGTTGATCGCCCACGCGCTGACCATCACCGGCCCCGGCGTCGGTTCGGTCCTCGCCTACGTCGTCGTGGCCGCGCTGCTGCTGGCCGTCTCGCCGCTGCTCGCCGCGGTGGTGCTGCTCGGCGTGCCGCTGCTCGCGGTGCTGCTCGGCCCGCTGATGGGACGGCTGAGCGGCGCCGAGACGGCGTACCGGGCGCGGCAGGGGGAGCTGGCCGCCCGGTTCGGGGACATCGCCGCGGGCCTGCGGGTCCTGAACGGCATCGGCGGCAAGGAGGTGTACGCCGAGCGCTACCGGCGCGGCTCGCGTGAGCTCCAGGAGAAGGGCTACCAGGTGGGTGCGGTGACCAGCTGGATCCAGGCTCTGGGAGTCGGCCTGCCCACGCTGTTCCTCGGCGCCGTGACCTGGCTGGCGGCCCGGATGGCGGCGCAGGGGGACATCACCACGGGGGAACTGGTGGCCGTCTACGGCTATGCCGCCGTGCTGGTGCTGCCGGTCACGTTCTTCATCGAGGGCAGCTACGGTCTCAACCGCGGCCTCGTCGCAGCCCGCAGGGTCGTTCGCCTGCTGACCCTGGAGCCCGACGTCACGAGCGGGGACGCGCGCCTGGACCCGCCCGCCTCACCGTCGGTCCTGCGCGATCCCGGCTCCGGCGTCGAGATCGCGCCGGGCGAGCTGGCCGCGCTGGTCAGCGCCAGGCCGGGGGAGTCCGCGGCGGTGCTCGACCGGCTCGGCGGGTTCACCGGATCGGACGTGACCTGGGGTGCGGTCCGCCTCGGCGACATCGACCGGGCGCGGGTGCGTGAGCGGATCCTGGTGGCGGACAACGAGGCGGACCTGTTCGCGGGCACGCTGCGCGACGTCATCGCGGGCAGCGCGGACCCTGACGAGGCGGCCGTCGAGCGGGCGGTCCACGCGGCCATGGCCGAGGACGTCGTACGCGGGCTGCCGGACGGGCTCGATTCGCCCATCGACCCTCAGGGCCGCAACCTGTCCGGCGGGCAGCGGCAGCGCGTACGCCTGGCCCGGGCACTGGTGGCCGAGCCCGAGATCCTCCTCGCGGCCGAACCCACCTCGGCCGTGGACGCCCACACCGAGGCCACCATCGCGGCCCGCCTGCGTGCCGCCCGCGAGGGCCGCGCCACGGCGGTCACCACGACCTCGCCACTCGTACTGGACCAGGCCGACACCGTGTACTACCTGGTGGACGGGTCCGTCGCGGCGGCGGGCAGCCACCGCGACCTGCTGCGCGACCATCCCGGCTACCGCCTGCTGGTGTCCCGCGACACGGACGACCCGGACGACCCGGGTGGCCCGGCGGACACCGGACGCCCGGAGGCTCCGGACGACCCGGGCCACCCGCAGGACCCGAGCGACCTGGACAGCGAGACCGGCGCCCGGCCCGAGGAGGCCCTCCGATGA
- a CDS encoding ABC transporter ATP-binding protein — protein sequence MSTPSAAGSLPVAEPSRVRRAALRLIRLDGRAFAAVIALNALAAGAGLVGPWLLGRIVDEVKAGAGVGAVDRLALVILAFALVQLLLSRYASYLGHRFGERTLARVREQFADRALALPASVIERAGTGDLTTRGTADVAAVGTTLRDAGPEVLIAAVQAAFILGAVFTLDPLLGACGVLGLLGIWFAARWYLRRAVTAYLDEGAANSALAEQLAATTTGARTVEALGLERRRLEACRQAVEECRRTRTRTLFLRSVLFPIVDVSYVIPVAGVLLIGGVMTQGGGMTLGTVVAAALYLRQLSHPLDTVLFHLENLQSSSASFARVEGLALASRQEPAGAGPSVPASDRLEVAGAHYAYDSGPDVLRGVDLTVQPGERLAIVGPSGAGKTTLGRLLAGVDRPRAGTVTVGGVPVADLDPDRLRERVILVTQEHHVFLGTVRDNLRIAAPSATDADLHAALTAVGADWIGDLPDGLDTDLGPGGHRLDGAQTQQVALARVVLADPHTLILDEATALLDPGTARHTERALAAVLAGRTVIAIAHRLQTAHDADRVAVMQDGRLTELGTHHDLVAAGGTYAALWHSWHGD from the coding sequence ATGAGCACTCCGTCCGCCGCCGGGTCCCTGCCCGTCGCCGAGCCCTCCCGGGTCCGCCGGGCCGCGCTCCGGCTGATCCGCCTCGACGGCCGCGCCTTCGCCGCCGTGATCGCACTCAACGCGCTGGCCGCCGGGGCCGGACTGGTCGGCCCGTGGCTGCTCGGCCGCATCGTCGACGAGGTCAAGGCCGGTGCCGGGGTCGGCGCCGTGGACCGGCTGGCCCTGGTCATCCTCGCCTTCGCCCTGGTCCAGCTCCTGCTGTCGCGCTACGCGAGCTACCTCGGCCACCGTTTCGGCGAGCGTACGCTGGCCCGCGTCCGCGAGCAGTTCGCCGACAGGGCGCTCGCCCTGCCCGCCTCGGTGATCGAGCGCGCCGGCACGGGCGACCTGACCACCCGCGGCACCGCGGACGTGGCGGCCGTCGGAACCACGCTGCGGGACGCCGGTCCCGAGGTGCTCATCGCCGCGGTCCAGGCCGCGTTCATCCTGGGCGCGGTCTTCACCCTCGACCCGCTCCTGGGCGCGTGCGGCGTGCTCGGCCTGCTGGGCATCTGGTTCGCCGCCCGCTGGTACCTGCGCCGCGCGGTCACCGCGTACCTGGACGAGGGGGCGGCCAACTCGGCACTCGCCGAGCAGCTGGCCGCCACCACCACCGGCGCCCGCACCGTCGAGGCCCTCGGGCTCGAGCGCCGCCGCCTCGAGGCGTGCCGGCAGGCCGTCGAGGAGTGCCGCAGGACCCGTACCCGCACGCTGTTCCTGCGCAGCGTGCTCTTCCCGATCGTGGACGTCTCGTACGTCATCCCGGTGGCCGGCGTCCTGCTGATCGGCGGCGTCATGACGCAGGGCGGCGGCATGACCCTGGGAACGGTCGTCGCCGCGGCCCTCTACCTGCGGCAGCTGTCCCACCCGCTGGACACCGTCCTGTTCCATCTGGAGAACCTGCAGAGCAGCAGCGCCTCGTTCGCCCGGGTCGAGGGCCTCGCCCTGGCCTCGCGGCAGGAACCGGCGGGCGCGGGCCCGTCCGTGCCGGCCTCGGACCGGCTCGAGGTCGCCGGCGCGCACTACGCCTACGACAGCGGCCCCGACGTCCTGCGCGGGGTGGACCTGACCGTCCAGCCCGGCGAACGCCTGGCGATCGTCGGGCCGTCCGGCGCGGGCAAGACCACGCTCGGCAGGCTCCTGGCGGGCGTGGACCGGCCCCGCGCCGGCACCGTCACCGTGGGCGGCGTGCCCGTCGCCGACCTCGACCCCGACCGGCTGCGCGAGCGCGTCATCCTCGTCACCCAGGAGCACCACGTCTTCCTCGGCACGGTACGGGACAACCTCCGCATCGCCGCCCCCTCCGCCACCGACGCCGACCTGCACGCGGCACTCACCGCCGTCGGCGCCGACTGGATCGGCGACCTCCCGGACGGCCTGGACACCGACCTGGGCCCCGGAGGCCACCGCCTGGACGGCGCGCAGACGCAGCAGGTGGCCCTGGCCCGCGTGGTGCTCGCCGACCCCCACACGCTGATCCTCGACGAGGCCACCGCGCTCCTCGACCCGGGAACGGCCCGCCACACCGAACGGGCCCTGGCCGCCGTGCTCGCCGGCCGGACCGTCATCGCCATCGCCCACCGGCTGCAGACCGCGCACGACGCCGACCGGGTGGCGGTCATGCAGGACGGCCGGCTCACCGAGCTCGGGACGCACCACGACCTCGTCGCGGCGGGTGGCACGTATGCCGCCCTCTGGCATTCGTGGCACGGGGACTGA
- a CDS encoding response regulator transcription factor: MADSPHIGVVMLTMSEEDATLFAAMRAGARGFLLKGANQAEIVRAIQAVSHGEAIFGPAIARRVTEFFTAPPPSDDTAFPQLTPREREILALIAAGRSNPQIASELFLSPKTVRNNVSNIFAKLHVADRTEAIIRARDAGLAR, translated from the coding sequence GTGGCCGACAGCCCGCACATCGGGGTCGTCATGCTGACCATGTCGGAGGAGGACGCCACCCTGTTCGCCGCGATGCGCGCCGGGGCGCGCGGCTTCCTGCTCAAAGGCGCGAACCAGGCCGAGATCGTCCGCGCCATCCAGGCCGTCTCCCACGGCGAGGCCATCTTCGGGCCGGCGATCGCGCGCCGCGTGACCGAGTTCTTCACGGCGCCGCCGCCTTCGGACGACACCGCGTTCCCCCAGCTCACGCCGCGCGAGCGGGAGATCCTCGCGTTGATCGCCGCCGGCCGGTCGAACCCGCAGATCGCCTCCGAGCTGTTCCTGTCGCCGAAGACCGTGCGCAACAACGTCTCCAACATCTTCGCCAAGCTGCACGTCGCCGACCGCACCGAGGCGATCATCCGCGCCCGGGACGCGGGGCTCGCCCGGTGA
- a CDS encoding AbfB domain-containing protein, protein MESVNHPGRFVRRSDDRLRLDKAEDTALFRADSSFRPVTPS, encoded by the coding sequence CTGGAGTCGGTCAACCACCCCGGCCGGTTCGTCCGCCGCAGCGACGACCGGCTCCGCCTGGACAAGGCCGAGGACACGGCCCTGTTCCGCGCGGACAGCTCGTTCCGCCCGGTCACGCCGTCCTGA
- a CDS encoding sigma-70 family RNA polymerase sigma factor, with translation MHARPAYDVETVLAAGKGDRDAIDKLVRSHLPLVYNIAGRAMDGHPDVDDVVQETMARVVAGVSGLRDPGSFRSWIVAIAMNQVREWRHARTAALGLDEALGLADAASDFAALTVTRLGLSGQRKEAAEATRWLDADDREVLALWWMEVAGELTRAELAAALGTSEQHAAVRVQRTKGRLETARAVVRALAAQPRCPDLAAAAAAWNGVPSDLWRKRLSRHVRDCRACAGRLADLVPAERLLAGLGLVAVPAGIAAGLLEAARTAAAPVLKGGLLAKGKAAAGSALAAKPIAVTAAGATLMAGGVVVVQTLRPETPPRRATVVIASSAPVSSPRPPRKTPAKTPAKTRSPYGRTVDAADQAPPRNRPPAPLPHRPAGTVKIGGRHGYSRYGGAPSITHRGDYVTITGRGYVQVRWGILYRNRVGLFLPATWTGLKGKLFHVASGGGRRMDDEQAPGVTWMGSPETGFVRLPGGHQQMWQNEFYYLDGAVTLHNNESGTDIDLTVAPRTWKEVWDDISARPDPARGILRYGLTRDTGDDRAPVPQYVTRAVDPARVPQRSRV, from the coding sequence ATGCACGCGCGGCCGGCGTACGACGTCGAGACAGTGCTCGCGGCCGGGAAAGGCGATCGCGACGCGATCGACAAGCTGGTCAGGAGCCACCTGCCGCTCGTGTACAACATCGCCGGGCGGGCCATGGACGGCCACCCTGACGTGGACGACGTCGTGCAGGAGACGATGGCCAGGGTCGTGGCCGGCGTGTCCGGGCTGCGCGACCCGGGGAGCTTCCGCTCGTGGATCGTCGCCATCGCCATGAACCAGGTACGCGAGTGGCGGCATGCCAGGACCGCCGCCCTCGGCCTGGACGAGGCGCTGGGTCTGGCCGACGCGGCCTCCGACTTCGCCGCGCTCACCGTCACCCGCCTCGGCCTGTCCGGGCAGCGCAAGGAGGCCGCGGAGGCCACCCGCTGGCTCGACGCCGACGACCGCGAGGTGCTCGCGCTGTGGTGGATGGAGGTGGCGGGCGAACTGACCCGGGCCGAGCTGGCCGCCGCGCTGGGGACGAGCGAGCAGCATGCCGCCGTACGCGTCCAGCGCACCAAGGGCCGGCTGGAGACGGCCCGCGCGGTCGTGCGCGCGCTCGCGGCCCAGCCCCGCTGTCCCGACCTGGCCGCCGCGGCGGCGGCCTGGAACGGCGTGCCGTCCGACCTGTGGCGCAAGCGGCTGTCCCGGCATGTGCGCGACTGCCGCGCCTGCGCCGGCCGCCTCGCCGACCTGGTGCCCGCCGAACGGCTGCTGGCCGGGCTCGGGCTGGTCGCCGTCCCCGCGGGCATCGCGGCGGGCCTGCTCGAAGCCGCTCGTACGGCCGCCGCGCCGGTGCTCAAGGGCGGCCTGCTGGCCAAGGGCAAGGCCGCGGCGGGTTCCGCGCTGGCCGCCAAGCCGATCGCGGTCACCGCGGCCGGCGCCACGCTGATGGCCGGAGGCGTGGTCGTCGTCCAGACCCTGCGCCCCGAGACCCCACCCCGGCGGGCCACAGTGGTGATCGCGTCGTCCGCACCCGTCTCCTCGCCGCGTCCGCCCAGGAAGACGCCCGCGAAGACGCCTGCGAAGACGCGGAGCCCGTACGGGCGGACGGTGGACGCGGCCGACCAGGCCCCGCCCAGGAACCGGCCCCCGGCCCCGCTCCCCCACCGCCCCGCCGGCACGGTCAAGATCGGCGGCCGGCACGGGTACTCCAGGTACGGCGGCGCCCCGTCGATCACGCACAGGGGCGACTACGTCACCATCACCGGCAGAGGCTACGTCCAGGTCCGGTGGGGCATCCTCTACCGCAACCGGGTCGGCCTCTTCCTGCCCGCCACCTGGACCGGCCTGAAGGGCAAGCTGTTCCACGTCGCCTCGGGCGGCGGCCGGCGCATGGACGACGAGCAGGCGCCCGGCGTCACGTGGATGGGCTCGCCCGAGACCGGCTTCGTGCGGCTGCCCGGCGGCCACCAGCAGATGTGGCAGAACGAGTTCTACTACCTCGACGGCGCCGTCACCCTGCACAACAACGAGAGCGGCACCGACATCGACCTCACCGTCGCGCCCAGGACGTGGAAGGAGGTCTGGGACGACATCTCCGCCAGGCCCGACCCGGCCAGGGGCATCCTGCGCTACGGCCTGACCCGCGACACGGGCGACGACCGCGCCCCCGTCCCGCAGTACGTCACCAGGGCCGTGGACCCGGCGCGGGTGCCGCAGCGCAGCCGGGTCTGA